In Chaetodon auriga isolate fChaAug3 chromosome 7, fChaAug3.hap1, whole genome shotgun sequence, a genomic segment contains:
- the LOC143322869 gene encoding histone H4 transcription factor — translation MMTTKRLDNFEVVCEWASCSFKGHTMEELSDHMSLHLKDYLGDNDALEELDEYACLWNGCEFLSMGSPAELEVHAYFHNYHGKLKFIGSQLLKSRPDLPSCNQGLHSNNLVPEGSDGYVCQWEHCDSTFNNPEWFYRHVDNHVESAEPQSLPQQQQALFCHWTGCDAFFKIRYRLREHMRSHTQERLVACPTCGSMFSSNTKLFDHLHRQAEPVESLVCEHCGKAFSSERLLRDHVRQHVNQVKCPFCDMTCTTLAALKIHIRFRHCDERPFPCDFCDKRFKNQRDLQKHTEVHNEGTVYHCTVEGCDYSCHTFQTMSHHFKRVHEVGGMSKYKCHICDKVFSWCYTLTLHLRKKHELKWPSGHSRFRYRKDVDGFLKVNMVRFETVEVTKEIMKNMAKKPQSLRKSQRTSSRNKTAAVPPESGRSSPAGSSSPSSSSSSSYSSELSGGEDVSSQPSPRGSDSPVYCVMSTIPHIEEEPGGLAQEDCDGSGTSGAVQALTEVARGLGMDVV, via the exons TGGGAGACAACGACGCCTTGGAGGAGCTGG ATGAGTATGCTTGTCTCTGGAATGGGTGTGAATTTCTATCCATGGGTAgccctgcagagctggaggtCCATGCTTACTTCCACAACTACCACGGGAAGCTCAAGTTCATCGGGTCACAGCTGCTCAAGTCCCGTCCTGATCTGCCCAGCTGCAACCAGGGCTTGCACAGCAACAACCTGGTACCTGAAGGATCAGACGGATACGTTTGCCAATGGGAGCACTGTGAT AGTACATTTAACAACCCTGAGTGGTTCTACCGACATGTGGACAATCATGTTGAAAGTGCTGAGCCACAGTCTCtcccacagcaacagcaggcgCTCTTCTGCCACTGGACAG GCTGCGATGCGTTCTTCAAGATCAGGTACCGATTGAGGGAACACATGCGGAGCCACACTCAGGAGAGACTTGTCGCCTGTCCTACCTGTGGCAGCATGTTCTCCAGCAACACAAAGTTGTTTGACCACCTGCACAGGCAGGCCGAGCCAGTAG AGTCGCTGGTGTGTGAGCACTGTGGCAAAGCTTTTTCCAGCGAGAGGCTTTTGAGGGATCACGTCCGTCAGCATG TGAATCAGGTGAAGTGTCCCTTCTGTGACATGACCTGCACCACTTTGGCAGCTCTGAAGATCCACATCAGGTTCCGCCACTGTGATGAGCGGCCCTTCCCATGTGACTTCTGTGACAAGAG attTAAGAACCAGCGTGATCTACAGAAGCACACAGAGGTTCACAATGAGGGCACCGTGTATCACTGCACTGTGGAGGGTTGTGATTATTCCTGTCACACATTCCAAACCATGAGCCACCACTTCAAGAGAGTGCACGAG GTCGGGGGGATGTCTAAATATAAATGCCATATCTGTGATAAGGTCTTCTCCTGGTGCTACACTCTCACGCTTCACCTTCGCAAGAAGCATGAGCTGAAATGGCCCTCTGGACATTCCCGCTTTAG ATACAGGAAGGATGTAGATGGTTTCCTCAAAGTAAACATGGTGCGCTTTGAGACTGTGGAAGTGACCAAGGAGATCATGAAGAACATGGCCAAGAAGCCGCAGAGCCTCCGGAAAAGTCAGAGAACCAGCAGCCGGAACAAGACCGCCGCGGTCCCACCGGAGAGTGGCCGAAGCTCCCCCGCAGGatcctcctcgccctcctccagctcctcctcgtCGTACTCCTCAGAGCTCTCTGGAGGTGAAGACGTTTCGTCGCAGCCCAGCCCCAGAGGCAGCGACTCTCCCGTCTACTGTGTCATGAGCACCATCCCTCACATTGAGGAGGAGCCTGGAGGATTAGCCCAGGAGGACTGTGATGGTAGTGGGACATCAGGAGCAGTTCAAGCGCTGACAGAGGTAGCACGGGGGCTGGGCATGGACGTGGTGTGA
- the LOC143323613 gene encoding uncharacterized protein LOC143323613 translates to MHQHTHRHALTPILHQPSTILPAPMGPLDSKLNMHLPRGTTRPSFVPVTVFHRDAQKSFRSTKRGRWGALHVCIAWKIYYQEQLKKMQKKPAHPSTSPPDSVQHTESDQTSNLGKTAENVQEFNRSYPSDLHTSSPCHSREREKLDWEKLEQPSNLHWKERLAEEKHRGQQADRAKDSPLRDKSWDPAVTPEPGSRRSGSLDRKRPLECDGFMEVKRMKQGIEDNQFDPSHTHPHLHTAPVQHISDLSASYPDSSRCNVSRAPAGLVSYTGVEMYPYQAASWEQMRDVHKTLDLHRRRTALKDYSVNTCKAIRVPLVAQRQKEAFHGFFAPPLYLPLALRQQETVYLRGREFLHSRHENCHLQCCRHQLLYPGFMATPYLGLQGLCDRKGEQLFP, encoded by the exons ATGCATCAGCACACCCACCGGCATGCCCTCACTCCCATCCTGCACCAACCCTCGACCATCCTACCTGCTCCAATGGGACCTCTGGACAGTAAG ctcaacatGCACCTTCCCAGAGGAACAACCAGGCCCTCTTTTGTTCCAGTCACTGTCTTTCACAGAGACGCACAGAAGTCCTTCAGGTCAACA aAACGAGGAAGATGGGGGGCACTGCACGTCTGTATTGCATGGAAGATTTATTATCAGGAACAACTCAAG AAAATGCAGAAGAAGCCTGCGCATCCTTCCACCAGTCCGCCTGACtcagtgcagcacacagagtCAGACCAGACCTCAAATCTGG ggaaaacagctgaaaatgtacAAGAATTCAACAGAAGTTATCCCTCTGACCTTCACACATCCTCACCTTGCCACAGCCGTGAGAGGGAGAAGCTGGACTGGGAGAAACTGGAACAGCCCTCAAACCTGCACTGGAAAGAGAGGCTCgctgaggagaaacacagggGCCAGCAGGCCGACAGAGCAAAGGACTCACCTCTGAGAGACAAATCTTGGGATCCGGCTGTGACTCCTGAGCCTGGCAGCAGACGCAGCGGCTCACTCGACAGGAAGAGGCCGCTCGAGTGCGACGGCTTCATGGAGGTGAAGCGGATGAAGCAGGGAATTGAAGACAACCAGTTTGATCCATCTCATACACATCCTCACTTACACACCGCACCAGTGCAACACATCAGTGATCTGTCTGCCTCGTatcctgacagcagcagatgtaATGTCAGCAGAGCTCCTGCGGGACTTGTCTCTTATACAGGAGTTGAAATGTATCCCTACCAAGCTGCTTCATGGGAGCAAATGAGGGACGTTCACAAGACACTGGATCTCCACAGGAGACGAACTGCTCTAAAAGACTATTCAGTGAACACCTGCAAAGCCATCAGGGTACCTCTCGTagcacagaggcagaaagaggcCTTTCATGGCTTCTTTGCACCACCTCTTTACCTCCCTCTTGCTTTGAGGCAGCAGGAGACGGTTTACCTCAGAGGGAGGGAGTTTCTACACTCACGTCATGAAAACTGTCATCTCCAATGCTGCAGGCATCAACTTCTTTATCCTGGCTTTATGGCAACGCCCTACCTGGGGCTCCAGGGTCTGTGCgacagaaaaggagagcagcTTTTCCCATAA